The Streptococcus mitis genomic sequence AGCTAATGTCCGTGCAGCTTTTGGTAAAAACGGCGGAAACATGGGTGCTTCAGGTTCTGTTTCTTACCTCTTTGACAACAAGGGTGTTATCGTATTTGCTGGTGAAGATGCGGACGCGGTCTTTGAGCAATTGCTTGAAGCAGATGTGGATGTGGACGATGTAGAAGCAGAAGAAGGAACAATCACGGTTTACACAGCTCCAACAGACCTTCACAAGGCTATCGTTGCCCTTCGTGAGTCAGGTATTGAAGAATTCCAAGTGACTGAACTGGAAATGATTCCTCAGTCAGAGGTGGAATTGTCAGGCGATGACCTTGAAACTTTTGAAAAACTTTACAGCGTCCTTGAAGACGACGAAGACGTACAAAAAATTTACACAAACGTAGACGGCTTCTAATTTAACCTAGAAAACATAATCCTAAG encodes the following:
- a CDS encoding YebC/PmpR family DNA-binding transcriptional regulator: MGRKWANIVAKKTAKDGANSKVYAKFGVEIYVAAKKGDPDPESNTALKFVIDRAKQAQVPKHVIDKAIDKAKGNTDETFTEGRYEGFGPNGSMLIVDTLTSNVNRTAANVRAAFGKNGGNMGASGSVSYLFDNKGVIVFAGEDADAVFEQLLEADVDVDDVEAEEGTITVYTAPTDLHKAIVALRESGIEEFQVTELEMIPQSEVELSGDDLETFEKLYSVLEDDEDVQKIYTNVDGF